A region of the Chryseobacterium cucumeris genome:
TTTTGAAGAAGAAATCTTTTGCAAAAAGTTAACAATTTGAATCACAACATTTTGTAGCTATTAAAATAACTTGTAAATTAGCTTTTACCAAATTAAAATTATTATGAAAAATTCAAAAAATCAGAAAAGAAAGCTTAGCAAAAATGAGCTGAAAGAGATCAGCGGAGGAGCCAACAGACCGATCTGCCCAAGAGTAATAAGCTGCACAGATCCGAATACCGGAGAAGAGCGATACGGAGTTCCCGGCATGCAGGATGGATTTTGTTGTTAACCAGGTTTATACTATTTAAACAAGGAATATGAAAAATTCAAACCTGAAAACGAGGAGACTCAACAAAGCTGAGCTCAAGGAAATCAACGGAGGGGCAGCTGCCTGCGCTGAAGGTTTATGCAAACTAAGAGGAGTCAGCCACTTCCTTATTATCGGCCCGAGGGGCAATGACGGTTACTGTTGCTAATCAGACTTTTAGCATTTAAAAAAAATGATTGGATTACCCTCCAATCATTTTTTTTATCGCATTCAGCTTCATTAAAGCTTCAATCGGTGTTAACGTATTGATATCTATTTTCGTCAGTTCTTCACGAATATTCTCCAGAACAGGATCATCGAGCTGGAAGAATGAAAGCTGCATATTTTCTTCTGTCACTCTTTTAATGCTTTCTGAAGTACTTCCACTTCCCTGAGTTCTGCTCGCTTCAAGTGTTTTAAGAATTTCATTGGCCCTGTTTACCACTTTAGCAGGCATCCCGGCCAGTTTTGCAACGTGGATACCGAAACTGTGTTCGCTTCCGCCCGGAACAAGCTTTCTCAGGAAAATGATATTTCCTTTGTTTTCCTGAATAGAAACGTGGAAATTTTTCACCCTTTCGAAATTGACGGTCATTTCGTTCAATTCGTGATAGTGCGTAGCAAATAATGTTTTTGCCTGCGTTGGATGTTGATGAAGATATTCTGCAATCGCCCATGCAATAGAAACTCCGTCATAAGTAGAAGTTCCACGGCCGATTTCATCTAATAAGATCAGGCTTCGTTCTGAAATATTGTTCAGAATATTGGCTGCCTCGTTCATTTCTACCATGAAAGTAGATTCTCCGGCAGAAATATTATCGGTAGCTCCTACCCTTGTAAAGATTTTATCCAGCATCCCGATCTCCGCATGTTTTGCAGGGACAAAACTTCCAATCTGTGCCAAAAGACATACAATAGCGGTCTGACGCAGAATTGCCGATTTACCGGCCATGTTCGGTCCGGTTACCATAATAATCTGCTGCGAATCCTTATCCAGGAAGATATCATTCGGGATATATTTTTCTCCTAACGGAAGTGCATTTTCAATGATCGGGTGTCTTGCTTCTTTTAAATCGATAGCATAACCGTCATTCAAAACGGGCTTTGTATAACTCTCAGATACAGCAAGTTCAGACAATCCCGCTGCCACATCAAGCTGGGCAATGATATTGGAATTCCCCTGGATCTGATCGATGTAAACCATTGTTTCACCACATACATTTCTGTAGAGTGAAGTTTCCAGAACACCTATTTTTTCTTCCGCACCAAGGATCTGATTTTCATATTCCTTTAATTCTTCGGTAATATATCTTTCAGCATTTACTAAAGTCTGCTTTCTTACCCAGTCATCAGGAACTTTATCTTTGTGAGTGTTCCGAACTTCAATATAGTATCCGAACACATTATTAAAATCAATTTTAAGGCTGGTAATTCCTGTTCTTTCAATCTCTCTCTGGCACATTTCATCTAAGAAACCCCGTCCTTTGCTCTGAAGATTTCTCAGTCGGTCCAGCTCTTCAGAAACGCCTTCTTTAATGATATTTCCTTTAGCAATACTTACCGGAAGTTCTTCATTAAGATGATTCTGCAGGAATTTAATCAGTTCTTCCAGATCAAATAAAGGCTCTAACCACGCCAGCACATCTGCATGAGGATGCAATAACGCTTTGATTTTATGAATATTAATTAAACTTTGGCGTAAATAACCAAGTTCTTTAGGTGAAATTTTCTCTGCGGCCAGTTTTCCCATTAATCTGTCAAGATCTGAAATTGATTTCAGAAGCTGGCAGATTTCATATTTCAGTGCATCGTTTTCATTTAAGAAATCAATCAGGGAAAGTCTCCTCATAATCTCATCCACAGATTTTAAAGGAAGGATAATTCTCCTTCTCAATAATCTTCCTCCCATCGGAGTAGATGTTTTATCAATGATATCCAGCAGAGATTTCCCCTGTGGGTTGCTTGGATAAACAATTTCAAGGTTTCTCAGGGTAAAATTATCCATCATCAGATAATCTTCCTGAGGAATGATCTGCAGTTTCGTAATATGAGCCAGCAGATTATGATGGGTATCTTCTACGAGATATGCAAAAATAGCTCCTGCTGCTGTAATCGCCAGTGGAAGACCTTCCACTCCAAACCCTTTTAATGAATTGGTTTTAAAGTGATTGGTTAATTTTTCATAGGCAAAATTATATTGGAAAGCCCAGTCTTCAAGCTTAAAAGCATTTTTATTTTTAATCTGCTCCGGAATCTGTGTGCTTCTCTGGAAAATAATTTCACTCGGGTCAAAAGTATTGACAATGTGCAAAAGCTTTTCCAGGTTTCCTTCACTTACCAGAAACTCTCCTGTGGAGATATCTACTAAAGCAATTCCATACTTCTCTTTTTCCTTATGTAATGAAAGGAGGAAGTTGTTCTTTTTGGAATTCAAAACCTGGTCATTGAAAGTAACGCCCGGTGTAACCAATTCAGTAACACCACGTTTTACAATTCCTTTCACCATTTTAGGATCTTCCAGCTGATCACAGATTGCAACCCTCATCCCGGCTCTTACCAGCTTGGGAAGATAAGAATCTATTGAGTGATGCGGAAATCCTGCAAGCTCTACACTGCCTTCTCCATTGTTTCTTTTGGTAAGAACAATACCCAGAATCTGGGATGTTTTCACGGCATCCTGCCCAAAAGTTTCATAAAAGTCTCCCACTCTGAAAAGTAAAAGCGCATCCGGATATTTACCCTTGATGGTATTATACTGAGTCATTAATGGAGTTTCCTTCTTCGTTTTTGCCATAGTAAAAAATGAGCCCCAAATTTAAAAAAATAAATTCAGGGTAATAGAATTGTTTAAGGGTTAATCTTCCCGACTTTTCTTTATCAGTAATTAATCGTACTTTTCGCCTGTCAAATCACATTATTTATGGAATTTCCTGTCTTAGAGACTGAAAGGCTTATTTTGCGCCAGCTTACTTTTAATGATACCCAGGACCTGTTTGAATACTTTTCTCTGGATGAAGTTATGGAATATTATGACCTGGAAACCTTCAAAACCGAAGATGATTCCCGGCGCATTATCCAGCATTTTAACAGTGAATTCGAAAAAGGAAAAGGTTTCAGATGGGCTCTGGAACTAAAATCCCATGGAAAAGTTATTGGAACCTGCGGCTATCACAACTGGTACAAAGAGCATTTCCGGGCTGAAATTGGTTATGAACTCAATCCCGAATTCTGGCAGCAATCCTATATGAAAGAAGCGATTCTTCCGATTCTGACCTATGGATTTGAAAGTATGAGGCTCCACCGTGTAGATGCTTTCATAGATCCTTCCAATATTTCTTCTGAAAGGCTGTTATCTTCTTTAAATTTCAGCAAAGAAGGAACGTTGAAAGATTATTTCTTTGAAAAAGGGAAATTTGTAGATGCAACGATCTTCGGTCTTATTAATAAATAAATTGATTTTAAATTTAATGCTAAGAAGCAAAGAAAATTGATATTGATGCTTCTTATTTTCGTTCGCAAAGGCATTTCATTTAGCAATTGAAGTGCTTTCCTCGCTGAGTGAAACGCCTTTGCGACCCTTTATAAACAGATAAGCATTAAACTAGCGTTCAATGCGTTAAAAATTATCTAAACTCTAATTCTTATCATTAAGAAAGGTGCTTTTCCAAAGCATCTGAACTTTTCTTATAGGCCCATTTCTGCTTGTAATTCACCCATTTAGCTTTGAAAAGTTTTCGCATCAGTTTATCTGTATACCTCATAATGAAGACATGGTACAGCATACTGGCAAAGACATTGGGCTTATTGGGAAGCGCTCTTAAAGAAAGGGAAAACCCAGGTTCAAGATATCTGTTGAAATGCCAGAATGCTCCTGGAATAAAGAGGGCATCACCATGCTCCATGAAGATTTCGTATCCTTTGGCATATTTCAGTGCCGGAAATTTCTCATAATCAGGATTTTCATAATCAACCTCGTAAATGGTATGCACAGACAAAGGAACTTTATATAAAAAGGGCGACTGCTTCTGATCAAATAATAAAATCCTTTTCTTTCCTTCAAAATGGATATGCATAAAATCACCTAAATCCACATCGTAATGCATTAAAACATGAGCCTCACTTCCACCGAAAAACAAAGTCGGCAGTCTTTTAAAGAACTTTATTCCAAGATCAGGATAGGTGAAATTTTTCAGTAACTCGGGAAGCCTGTCTGTGATGATATAGAAAAAAATTCGCAGATCTGAAGGTTTGCTTTTGATGGTATCAATATAGTCCTTCATTTTCATACGGGTCACCGGAGCATCAGAACTTTTGGCGGCATCAGCCGGTTTGTTATCATATAAAGGAACTTCCTGATCTCCTGCCTTTTCTTTGATATAGGCAAGATTCCATTTGTCAAAAGCCTCCCACCGGCTGGCAAAATTCTTAATTAAAAGAGGTTTCTGCTTTTTAAAATAATTCTTCTGAAAATCTTCTTTACTGATATCATCTACAATATCTACGTTTTCGAGGATCATGTACTTTGTATTTAATGCGAAATAAAAATAGTGTTTTTTTGAAACCTGAGAAAATTTAGATTAAAAGCGAGGGAAGCTGGAGGATAGATGCTGGAAGTTAATATTTGTCTGTAAACGCCTATACATCATTTCATAAAAAGATTTTATGAAATGACATAGACCTCTGTTCGGCTTCAATAACGTCCCTCTTCCTGCTTCATACTTCCTTACTTTATTGGCAGAGCTCATATGAAAAATTTATATTTGTAGTAATAAGTGCATTTATGAGAGTCTACAATACCAAACATTTCATTAAAATCCTTTTCAGCTTACACAAAAGTGATACTTTAAAAATTCTTTTTCCGAGTATGGTTCTTGTAGGGCTTTATTCATGGGGAATTCAGTATCTGGAAGTTGAATATCTGCACCTTACCACAAAATCAGGAGTGAGCAATGTAGGTATGATCCATTCTCTGCTGGGTTTTGTGCTTTCACTTTTGTTGGTTTTCAGAACGAATACGGCCTATGACAGATGGTGGGAAGGTCGAAAACTTTGGGGAAAACTGGTGAATGACACGAGAAACTTTGCGATAAAAATCAATACGATTCTTGGTGACAACCGCCAGGATGCTGAGCAGATTGCCAGATATTTAAAATATTTCCCGCACTTTTTAGCCAAACATCTTTCCAAGGAATCTACAAGGCTGGCTTTGGATGAAGATTATTCTGAAATTGAAAGCTCGTTGAAAAACCATGGACCAAGTGAAATTGTTATTCTGTTAAGCCATAAACTGAATCAATTAAAAAAAGAAGGAAAAGTTTCTGAAGTTGAAATGCTGTACTTAGACACCCAGCTTTCCGGATTTCTGGATGTATGCGGAGGTTGTGAAAGAATCAAAAATACTCCGATCCCTTACTCCTATTCTTCTTTCATCAAGAAGTTTATTATTCTGTATGTTTTTGCGCTGCCTATTGCTTACGTTATTACGATCGGGCTTTTTATGATTCCGCTTACTGTTTTTGTGTATTATGTTTTGATGAGCCTGGAGCTTATTGCAGAAGAAATTGAAGACCCGTTCAATAATGATGAAAATGATATTCCTATGGAAACCTTAGCTCAGAACATTGAGAAAAATGTACAGCAGATTATGATCAGAAAATAAAAAATCAAGCTTTTAAAGCTTGATTTCTTTAAGTTCACCGTCCTGTTTTATCTCTACAAATTTGCTTTCCCTGTTGGCAGCAGAATATCCGTAGAAAAATGTGCTGTATATAGGAGTGGAATACAGATAGGCTCCATAGCCGTTATAAGCATCTGAGGTTCCTGTCTGCTGCTGGTAACTTGCCGTTGCCGTAAAGTTGACAATGGTTTCAAGATAATATTTACCGGGTTTGAGTTTTTCAAATTTAAATCTCCCATGGTCATCGGTTAAAGCTTCCACTCTGTATTTAAAAGCCTCTTCTGACATATATACGGTGGTTTTTTTATTTTCATATTTCTTTCTCATGTTATAAAATTCCTCAAAATAAGGAGTAACAGGAAAAAGCATGACAACCGTACCTTTGGGAGCATAATGCTTTTCTCCAAGTAACGGTTTGATTCCCCAGTTGTTTTTTTGTTTGGTAGAAGCCACTCCTTCAATGGTAGAGTTTCCAAATCCAAGCATGTCTCTTGCGAGCTTTTTATCAAAAAAAGCTTGAGGATAATAAGTATTTTGTGCACTCAGGTAAATAAATCCCCATATTAATATGAATAATGTGAATAATTTTTTCATAGTATATTTTTGAGTCAAATATAAGTATTTTACTATTTTTGAATTAAAAATAGCTATGAAGCACCTATTTCTATTGTTTTTTTCCACTTCTGTCCTGATCACGGCACAGAAACCTTGTGGATATAAAGACGGATTACAGGAAGGAGCCTGTAAAGAATTTTATGACAATGGCCAGGTAAAAAATACTGTGGAATGGAAAAAAGGGAAACTGGATGGTGATGCTGTTTTTTATTATGATAACGGAAAAGTGCAGTCGAAAGGAGAATATAAAAAAGGATACAAAGTAAAAGAATGGTCGTATTTTGATAAAAATGGAGTTCTTACTTCCAGGGAAGTTTTCAGAAATGGGGAGAAGAATATTTATGATAACAGCCTTACCGCTACTTTTTATTCTCCTGCAGGTAAAATAACTGAAATTTCCAATTATAAATTCAATAAATTACAGGGAGAAAGCAAGACCTTTCATGAAGATGGGAAATCAATAAAAGATATTGGCCAGTATGACAACGGGCTGGCTACCGGAAAGTGGAAAGTCTTTTATCCATCAGGAAAATTACAGCGTGAAACTGAACTTGCCAACGATAAAAGAAACGGCAACAGAGTTCATTACCGTGAAGACGGAAGCATCGAAAAAACAGAGGTCTATAAAGACGGAAAATTAATCTCAACAAAATAATACAATTGGTACAGAAACTAAAACTGGAAGAACTTAACAGAATAGATGTAGAAACATTTAAGAAGGTTGAAAAAATTCCGTTGGTCATCATTTTAGATAATATCAGAAGTATGCACAATGTAGGTGCAGCTTTCAGAACGGCAGATGCGTTTTTAATTGAAAAAATAATCCTTTGCGGAATCACACCGCAGCCGCCCCATCGTGAGATTCATAAAGCGGCATTGGGAGCCACGGAAAGTGTAGACTGGTCTCATGACGCAGATACCAATAACGCGATTGCTGATCTGAAAAGCAAAGGATACGAAATCATCGGGATTGAGCAGACTACAGGAAGCCGGCTTATTACTGATTTCACCATCGACAGATCAAAAAAATATGCCTTAATTTTAGGAAACGAAGTGGAAGGAATCAGCGATGAGGTTCTCCCGAATATTGATGTTTTTTTAGAAATTCCTCAGCTTGGAACAAAGCATTCTCTTAATGTAAGTGTATGTGCCGGAATTGTGATGTGGGAATTTGCAAAAGCATTAAAATAAAAAAACTGCATATGTCCTTAGTAGACAGTGCAGTTTGAAATAAATCTAATAAAAAGTAAAAATGAAAGGCGACAAAGGTACTTTATTTTTTTTTACAAACAAATTTTGACGGCACTTTTTTTGTTTCATCTTAAAAAAAGTCGTGTTTTCAGAAAAAGTTTCATTTAATTTTTTATAAATTAGCACAATGTTTATCAAGGACTATATCTCAAAAGACTTTCCGTGTTTTAGCCTGTCTGACTCTATAGAGTCGGCCAGAAATATGTTGGAAGACTTTGGATATTCCCATGTTTTCATCAAAAAATCCCATCACTTCTACGGAGCTCTTGCTATGGATTTCCTGTATGAGGAAGATGGCGGAACACTGAAGGATCTGGAACACCAGATTGAACGTTTTGCCATTCTGGAGGACAATAATATTATGGACAGTATCCGTCTGTTTTATACCTTCAGCAGCAATGTGATTCCGGTGATTAATAAAAATGAGAAATATCTTGGGTATATTACCTGTGAAGATGTTTTTCAGGACCTTTCCCGTTATCCTTTATTTTCAGAAACAGGAGCTATTCTTACCGTAGAAACTCCGGCCAGAAAATATTCTATGACGGAGATTACCAACATTGTGGAAAGCAACAATTCGAAGTTTTACGGAGGGTTTATAAGCTTTATGTCTGAAGAGGTAGTTCAGGTCACCATAAAGATCAGCAATGAAAATCTGGCCTCGATAGACGCTACTTTTGACCGGTATGACTACAGAATCGTTGAAAAATATTATTCTGATGAGAAAACCGATCTGTTTAAAGACCGTTATGGTTTTTTACAAAAATTCATAGAAATATAACATGAAGGCAGCCATATATTCTCAGAAAAAGGATCTTGATACTTTTCTATATTTAAGTAAGTTTATCTCTGAACTTGAAGCAAGAGATGTAAAATCTGTTCTGTATGATGAAATGGCTGAAGCACTTCAGTTTTCAAAAATATTCGAAACTTTCAATTCCAAACAGGATCTTCTGGATAAGGAAGTGGATCTGTTTTTCACTTTTGGTGGAGACGGAACCATTGTAAACTCTCTGACATTTATTGAAGATCTTGAAATTCCGGTGGTAGGAGTGAATACAGGAAGGCTTGGATTTTTAGCTTTTTTCACGAAAGAAGAAGCCTTTAAGGAACTGGATTCCATCTTAAAAGGAAATGTAAAAACAAGCCGCCGTTCTGTCATTGAAGTGGTTTCTCCAAAACTGGAGGGAGTTTTTCCTTACGCTTTAAACGACGTTACCGTTTCCCGAAAAGAAACAACCTCCATGATCACCGTTGACTCATATATCAATGACGAGTTTTTGAATGTATTCTGGGGTGACGGCGTGATCATTTCAACACCTACAGGTTCTACCGCCTACTCTCTGAGCTGCGGAGGCCCTATCATTTCTCCCAATAACGAAAATTTTGTCATTACTCCTATTGCTCCTCACAATCTGAATGTGAGGCCGTTGGTTGTGAATGATAAAGT
Encoded here:
- a CDS encoding CBS domain-containing protein gives rise to the protein MFIKDYISKDFPCFSLSDSIESARNMLEDFGYSHVFIKKSHHFYGALAMDFLYEEDGGTLKDLEHQIERFAILEDNNIMDSIRLFYTFSSNVIPVINKNEKYLGYITCEDVFQDLSRYPLFSETGAILTVETPARKYSMTEITNIVESNNSKFYGGFISFMSEEVVQVTIKISNENLASIDATFDRYDYRIVEKYYSDEKTDLFKDRYGFLQKFIEI
- a CDS encoding cupin-like domain-containing protein, which translates into the protein MILENVDIVDDISKEDFQKNYFKKQKPLLIKNFASRWEAFDKWNLAYIKEKAGDQEVPLYDNKPADAAKSSDAPVTRMKMKDYIDTIKSKPSDLRIFFYIITDRLPELLKNFTYPDLGIKFFKRLPTLFFGGSEAHVLMHYDVDLGDFMHIHFEGKKRILLFDQKQSPFLYKVPLSVHTIYEVDYENPDYEKFPALKYAKGYEIFMEHGDALFIPGAFWHFNRYLEPGFSLSLRALPNKPNVFASMLYHVFIMRYTDKLMRKLFKAKWVNYKQKWAYKKSSDALEKHLS
- a CDS encoding bestrophin family protein, producing MRVYNTKHFIKILFSLHKSDTLKILFPSMVLVGLYSWGIQYLEVEYLHLTTKSGVSNVGMIHSLLGFVLSLLLVFRTNTAYDRWWEGRKLWGKLVNDTRNFAIKINTILGDNRQDAEQIARYLKYFPHFLAKHLSKESTRLALDEDYSEIESSLKNHGPSEIVILLSHKLNQLKKEGKVSEVEMLYLDTQLSGFLDVCGGCERIKNTPIPYSYSSFIKKFIILYVFALPIAYVITIGLFMIPLTVFVYYVLMSLELIAEEIEDPFNNDENDIPMETLAQNIEKNVQQIMIRK
- a CDS encoding NAD kinase, yielding MKAAIYSQKKDLDTFLYLSKFISELEARDVKSVLYDEMAEALQFSKIFETFNSKQDLLDKEVDLFFTFGGDGTIVNSLTFIEDLEIPVVGVNTGRLGFLAFFTKEEAFKELDSILKGNVKTSRRSVIEVVSPKLEGVFPYALNDVTVSRKETTSMITVDSYINDEFLNVFWGDGVIISTPTGSTAYSLSCGGPIISPNNENFVITPIAPHNLNVRPLVVNDKVEIKFRVESRVPQYSLSLDSRLIHIETDKEIIIKKAKFQLLLVQPNSLSFYETIRQKLLWGRDKRN
- the mutS gene encoding DNA mismatch repair protein MutS, with the translated sequence MAKTKKETPLMTQYNTIKGKYPDALLLFRVGDFYETFGQDAVKTSQILGIVLTKRNNGEGSVELAGFPHHSIDSYLPKLVRAGMRVAICDQLEDPKMVKGIVKRGVTELVTPGVTFNDQVLNSKKNNFLLSLHKEKEKYGIALVDISTGEFLVSEGNLEKLLHIVNTFDPSEIIFQRSTQIPEQIKNKNAFKLEDWAFQYNFAYEKLTNHFKTNSLKGFGVEGLPLAITAAGAIFAYLVEDTHHNLLAHITKLQIIPQEDYLMMDNFTLRNLEIVYPSNPQGKSLLDIIDKTSTPMGGRLLRRRIILPLKSVDEIMRRLSLIDFLNENDALKYEICQLLKSISDLDRLMGKLAAEKISPKELGYLRQSLINIHKIKALLHPHADVLAWLEPLFDLEELIKFLQNHLNEELPVSIAKGNIIKEGVSEELDRLRNLQSKGRGFLDEMCQREIERTGITSLKIDFNNVFGYYIEVRNTHKDKVPDDWVRKQTLVNAERYITEELKEYENQILGAEEKIGVLETSLYRNVCGETMVYIDQIQGNSNIIAQLDVAAGLSELAVSESYTKPVLNDGYAIDLKEARHPIIENALPLGEKYIPNDIFLDKDSQQIIMVTGPNMAGKSAILRQTAIVCLLAQIGSFVPAKHAEIGMLDKIFTRVGATDNISAGESTFMVEMNEAANILNNISERSLILLDEIGRGTSTYDGVSIAWAIAEYLHQHPTQAKTLFATHYHELNEMTVNFERVKNFHVSIQENKGNIIFLRKLVPGGSEHSFGIHVAKLAGMPAKVVNRANEILKTLEASRTQGSGSTSESIKRVTEENMQLSFFQLDDPVLENIREELTKIDINTLTPIEALMKLNAIKKMIGG
- a CDS encoding toxin-antitoxin system YwqK family antitoxin, whose translation is MKHLFLLFFSTSVLITAQKPCGYKDGLQEGACKEFYDNGQVKNTVEWKKGKLDGDAVFYYDNGKVQSKGEYKKGYKVKEWSYFDKNGVLTSREVFRNGEKNIYDNSLTATFYSPAGKITEISNYKFNKLQGESKTFHEDGKSIKDIGQYDNGLATGKWKVFYPSGKLQRETELANDKRNGNRVHYREDGSIEKTEVYKDGKLISTK
- a CDS encoding bacteriocin, which gives rise to MKNSKNQKRKLSKNELKEISGGANRPICPRVISCTDPNTGEERYGVPGMQDGFCC
- a CDS encoding RNA methyltransferase, which gives rise to MVQKLKLEELNRIDVETFKKVEKIPLVIILDNIRSMHNVGAAFRTADAFLIEKIILCGITPQPPHREIHKAALGATESVDWSHDADTNNAIADLKSKGYEIIGIEQTTGSRLITDFTIDRSKKYALILGNEVEGISDEVLPNIDVFLEIPQLGTKHSLNVSVCAGIVMWEFAKALK
- a CDS encoding GNAT family N-acetyltransferase; translation: MEFPVLETERLILRQLTFNDTQDLFEYFSLDEVMEYYDLETFKTEDDSRRIIQHFNSEFEKGKGFRWALELKSHGKVIGTCGYHNWYKEHFRAEIGYELNPEFWQQSYMKEAILPILTYGFESMRLHRVDAFIDPSNISSERLLSSLNFSKEGTLKDYFFEKGKFVDATIFGLINK